The genomic region TCCAATTACTTACTCACCAGCACTTCCCTTATCAACCTTTCCCAATCCTAGTCCTGGTTAGATTCCCTTATTTTGTACCCAGTGGTTCCCACGTATAGCAATACTACGTGAGCTATACACAATAGTGATGTGGATATCCCTGAATCTAAAGTTTAGTGTTGACATGCCTCAGAATTACACCCGTTTGTTATATGGGCTTGGTTTGCCTGGATCCTCATTATTCCTATTGCTTTTCGGTTATCGGCTTCGCCCTAATAACCAAGTTCCTCAGGGATGATGATGCGGAGTTTGGGCTTAATTTTAGGAGGGTTCTTCTTCAGTCCCTGGTCTACCTAGCCCTATGCCTTGTCATGCCCGTCGGCGAGCTCGGCTTTATATATGACGTCACAGGCTTCCCACTGCGCTTAAGTACTTCAGCACCCACGTCTAATGATTCAGCCGTCCTTTACACGGCTACCCACGTCCCAGTAATAATCATCACTTTAATACCCATCTACGCCTTTGCCGCAACCAGGGGCGTATATGCCGTGCCCTAATTCCTCAAAAGGTATTTTAACTACGTTGTTGTAATTACTCTGTGGTTGTTGTATTAAGGCGGTTGTCGCTTGAGGATTATGGCCCCTTTACTAAGCTTGATATCGAACTTGGCGATATCACGATATTCGTTGGTAGGAATAACACGGGCAAAAGCACGGCACTGGAAGCCATTACATTACTCCTCTCATCAATTAACAATTTTAGGGTAATAACATCCAGCATTGACGTGCTTTCGAACCTTGGGTTAAGGAGCAGGTACTTAATTAATTTGAGGAGTAATAAAGGTGTTGCGGTTGTTTCCGGCGATGTGGTTAGCCAGGGCATGAAGCATAGTATTGAGGTGAGGGTGATCAGGGGCATTAATGGGCTGGGTGATCTTCGTGATAACGCGGTACGAGAGATCATTAGATCAATTACTGAATTAACACCGACATCTCAGAAAATACTTATTGAGGCATTTCGTCGAGTATTACGGGAACGTAAGGATGGTAAGGATATTACTGAGGCGTTTAAGGAGTTTGTTGATGGTGTGATTTCCGTACTTAGTAATCGTGTAGATGATGTGTTAGTGAATGCCGTTTTCGTAAGTACGTATGTTGATGGTGAATTACTCAATGCTGCATTACTACCCTTAAGTGAAGTAAGGGTTAGTGAAGATATAATTGGTAAGTTAAAGGAACTAGGATTGAGTTCTTCTGAAGCCAGGAGATTATTAAATATTCAATTGGGGAAAGTTATTTCGGGAGGTCGGATTATTCTCACTAGTAAAAAGTTAAGTGTTGAACCAATACGTGTTCAGCACTTGTCGTTACACCCATTTTTAATAGATGATTTACCCCCTGATAAGCAGACGGAATTGATTGACCTATTGAGGAAGGAGGTTCGTTATTTCTATGATTATAGGGGTGGGCAAGTTATTCTTAATTTTGATGGTAGTAGGGTCTCCGTACCCTACGCCCTGATGGGTGATGGTTTTAAGGCCTTGGTTAGGATGCTCGGTCTTATTGTCATGGGCGTTGACGTTACCCTGATTGATGAACCAGAGGCTCATTTACACCCTGGCTTTATGGAGGTGATTACTAAGTACATGGTTGAGCCCAGGTTCCTTGATCGTATTCAGTTCGTGATGGCAACACAGTCACTTGAGTTCCTCGACTACCTGCTTAGAGCGGCTGAAAAAGGCGGTGTCCTTGGTAGGGTTAAGCTTGTTAGGCTCTACTTGATGCCTAATGGTAGTATTGATTATGAGCAGTTGAGTGGTGAGGAGGCGTATGAAGAGATGGATGAACTCAAGTCAGACCTCAGGGGTCCCTAGCCATGCTTTGATTATACTATGTGAGGGTAAGCACGATTATGAATTTATTAAGGAATTGATCAGTAAGATAAACGTTAAGTGTGACGTTAAGGACCAGGATCCCAGGGATAAGGACTTCATTATTAGGCACATCGTGGACGGTAAACGGCTTTCTTACGTTCCTGTCATCATTGAGGGTGGTAAGGATAGGCTTGATGGTAATGTTAGGCTCCTAATTAGTAAGTTACGTTCCGTCCATGGGTCATCTACCTGGGTGTTGATTCTGCGTGATTCCGACTCCAATGATGCAGATAGTGCCTTCGATAAATTAAGGCGTAATATTGTCAGTCTCATTAATAACCCCCTTAAGTTTTCGCTATATAAACCGAGCATGAATTGCGGGCAGGGAATCCGTGTGGGGTCCTTCGTATACTATGACTGTGTCTTGAGGTATATGGATGGTGATGTTTATTTTCGGTTTATTTTTGTGGTTCCGTCTCTGGAGGATTTTCTTCGTGATTATGGGTACGGTGATTCAAGACTTCACTCCGCCATTGATAAAGCCCTTAATGATCCCAGGAATAACGATGTGGTAGATATCTTTAAGAGCTTACTTGGTTCATGCTTGTTTGATGAGTAGTAGGGTTTTGGCTCATGGTATTAGGGCCGTCTTCCCTGCGGGTTTTGATTCCGTTGCCAATGCAGTTAGGGATTATGATCCTGCGTCCAATGTTTACTTCACGGTTTTAAGTACGAGTCCTAGGGTTGCCGTTGCGTTTGGGCAGAAGTTCTTCTTTAGGATTGGTCATTACCTATCCTGCATGACCCTTGTTATTGAGCGTGATTCCGAGACTGAGGTTAGGATTATTGCCCACTCCGGTCTTCAATTATCCGCCCTCTCTAACTATGGTGCTAATGTTGATTATGCCCGCGACGTGCTTGACCGCCTGAGTAAGTCCCTCGGTGTTGATCCTAGGGATGTGGTTGAGGTTGATTATATGGACGTCACTAAGTCTCAGCAATTAGGGTGATGGGTCTTGCAGTCAAATTCTAGACCTAGTAAATCATTGCTGTGTAATGAATAAATGTTTAAGTAGTTAGCTATGTCTTGGTTATTATGATTGAGATTATTATTAAGGTTACTAGGGATTACCGGGTTACGATACCCGCGGGCATTAGGGGAGGCTCGGGATTAAGGTTGGTGATTTAATTAGGGTTGTCTATGACGAGGGTGAGGGTGTTGTTAAGCTTATCCCTGTTAGGAGGAGTAGGACTACGATTAGGTTAGGTAGGCCTATCACTGTTGAGGAGATTGAAGGGGCTATTGAGGATGTGATGGGGTTGGATCGCCGCTGCTTCATTCCTTAAGTTCTTACCATATTACTTATCCTTTTCCTGTAGTGCCTTTTTAATTGGTTTGTGGTAGTTACTTTTGATGGGTTTTTCGTACTTAATGCCGAGTGTTAGGGCTGTGCTGACGCGGGACGTGGATGGGGTTGACCTAGGCATAATCAGCATTGCCCCTGCCAAGGCCGGCTCTGTGATTAATGCACCGCCCAACGTGCTTGAGGTCCTAATTAAGCGTGGTGTGGCTTCATTACTTGATGAGGATAGGGTCGGTAATGAGGAGATTCTTAAGAGGGTTTGGCTTGAGAACAGGGCTCCCAGCGAGTTGAGGGAGTTACCCAGGGACTTCTACGTAAGGGCTAGGCTTAGCATGGTTGGCGGTGACCAGAAAAGCGTTAGGATTTATGCCCAGCAGTTGAGGGAGCTCGCCCAGTTGAGGCTTAGGAAGATACTCACGCTGTTATCCGTTAACCCCAGTATTGCTGACTCGAGGGACTTCCTGGATAAATTGACTATTGAGGAGGAGGAGCTCGTTAAATCCATCGCACCAATAATTAAGGAATTCCTCAATGCAGTGGTGGGATTGCAATGACGACGCCGGAGACCGCAGAGGTTAGTCTCGACTCACTGATTCAGGGGCTTAGGGGTTTCATTGAGTCCAGTGATAAGTATGTTGATGAGATTAATAACATGATAATACAGAGGAAGAGGTCCCTAGTGATTGACTTTCACGACCTACTAATCAGCAGTAAGGACCTCGCCGATATGCTCCTGGAGAGGCCGCAATTGATTATTCAGGCTGGTTCCGAGGCAGTTAGGCAGGCAATAACTGAGAGGGATCCTGAACTGGCTAAGTCGGTTAGGAACTTCTACATGAGGTTTAGGAGACTCCCTGAGTCCCTGCCCATTAGGAGACTGAGGAGTGAGGTCCTGGGTAAGTTGATAATGGTTGAGGGCATAATAACGAGGCAGACACCACCCAAGCACTACCTCAGGAAGTCCGTGTTTAGGTGTTCACAGTGCGGTTATGAGGTTGAGATTCCACAGCCAACCACTGGGTTCGTCCAACCGCCTAAGCGCTGCCCCAAGTGTGGTGCATTGAATAGTATGGTGTTTGTTGAGGAGAGGAGTGAGTTCATTGATTGGCAGAAGATAATCGTTCAGGAGAAGCCAGAGGAGCTACCGCCGGGCCAGTTGCCGAGGAGTATTGAGGCGATACTGCTTGATGACTTAGTCGACACGGTGAAGCCCGGCGATAGGGTTTACCTGGTCGGTATCATGAACCTCGACCTATCCGATCTAAAGAAGGGTAGGCCACCCGTTGTTTCCAGCTTCATGGAGGTTAATTACGTGGAGAGTCAGCAGAGGGAGTTGGTGGAGATTGAGATTACGCCTGAGGATGAGAAGAGGATATTGGAGCTTTCGAAGATGCCTGACGTTAGGGAGAGGATAATCAAGTCAATAGCGCCGTCGATATACGGCATGGAGGACATTAAGGAGGCAATAGCATGCCTATTATTCGGCGGTGTGCCCAAGGTTTACCCAGACGGTATTAGGGTTAGGGGTGACATACACATACTACTCGTTGGCGACCCAGGTATGGCTAAGACGCAGTTGCTGAGGTTTGTCACGAAGATAGCCCCCAGGGCAGTGTACACCACGGGTAAGGGTAGCTCAGCGGCTGGCTTAACCGCCGCCGTAGTGCGTGAGAAGGACACGGGCGAGTTTTACCTGGAGGCTGGCGCGTTGGTGCTCGCGGATACGGGCGTGGCCGTCATTGATGAGATTGATAAGATGGATGCTAAGGATAGGGTCGCGATTCACGAGGCCCTTGAGCAACAGACGGTCTCCATAGCTAAGGCGGGCATTGTGGCGACGCTAAATGCTAGGTGCAGTGTCCTGGCCGCGGCCAACCCAGCCTTTGGCAGGTACCTGCCCAATAGGACTGTGGCTGAGAACGTGGATTTACCAGTGACGTTGCTCTCCAGGTTTGACTTAATATTCATCATTAGGGATGAGCCAAACCTCGATAGGGATAAGGCAATTGCGGAGCACATAACCACGCTACATGCTGGTGAGGTTCCCGAGGGCTTCGCGGACATAGTACCACCTGACCTACTTAGGAAGTACATTGCCTATGCCCGTAAGCACGTCAAGCCTGTGCTGACGCCTGAGGCTAGGGAGAGGATTGTTCAGTTCTACGTGCAGATGAGGGCTAAGTCCAGGGAGCCAGACTCGCCAATTGCAATAACGGCAAGGCAATTGGAGGCCCTGATCAGGCTTTCTGAGGCTGAGGCTAAGATGAGGCTTAGCCCCGTGGTTGAGGCTGAGGATGCCGATAGGGCCATTAGGCTCTTCATGAAGTACCTGAGTAGTGTTGGTATTGATGTTGAGTCTGGGAAGATAGACATTGACATTATAATGACAGGCAAACCCAAGTCTGCCCAGGAGAGGATGGCATTGATCATGAACCTGCTTGCTCAGTTAGAGGAGTCGAGTGGTGGTAAGCCTGTTAAGATTGAGGACCTGTATAAGGAGGCTGAGGCGGCTGGTCTTGATAGGCAGGCGGTGGATAAGGCAATAAACATGCTCCTTAAGTCAGGTGATATTTACATGCCGAAGCCGGGTTACGTTAAGAGGGTGCTTATTTAAACTGCTTTTATTCAGGCACGAAATACTTATATTCATTTGTTTTTGAGCATTGTTGTGATTGATAGGTTAAATGCAATAATTACTGGGTTAAGAAATGCCGTGACGCTTACGGTGGAGAAATTACTTGAAAGACTGAAGGAGACAAACATAGATGTTCCTGAGGAGAGAACCATAGGTGATTGGGGTTGGAGCGTGATTTCCAAGGCCATGGAAGTCGGGATAATAAGCTTAAGCGATGCTGATATTGACGCCATGTACTACGTATTCAGAAGATGCGCCACACTCGAGGAGATGGTCAAGGAAGCCCTAGCTAGGCCCGAGGAGATTGATGAGAACTTCGTAAACAACCTAATGGATGATTTCAGGGAGAATGCGGAGGCCCTGGCCAGGGTCAGAGAACGAATTAATCAACTGGTTTCGTAAATCTATATATAGTATATATTATTGTTTATAAACCGGAGTCCACGTAAACCACGCATCGAATGTGTTATTTTTAGTATACCTAGGAAGGCATTGCTTTAAAAGTACAATATTATTAATGATTGATTAAAATGTCTGTTCAAGCTCCAAGTATATACACGATAGAGATCATCTACAGGGGAATACACCAGAGGCACCTGGCGAGGAATCTATCCAGGGGAATTGTTTATGCGGCTAGGATGGCAGGTAATGTCGCATTGTCTTACCAGAGATATGGTGATGATCCAGAGAGGGATGGTGTACCGGCTAAGTACTTCGTGGTAGTGGCTAAGGGCGCTAATGAGGAGATTCTTGATGCTGAGGCTGCGAGGGTTGAGCCTGACTATGTGGATGTCTCGATAGTGCTTGACGACACAATACTTAAGGGTGTTGAGTCCTGGGCTTGGCAGGGTATTCAACCAGTCCACCTGAAGTTGAGGGCTGGTGGGTTATTAATCGTGGTTTCCAAGAGGAGCCCTGATGAACTACTCAAGTTCATACCTACTAGGGACTCACCGTATACCCTAGTCGTGGTTTATGGCGAGAGGAGCATTGGCGATTTCTGGACATTCCCAGATGATGGAACTGTGGAGAGGGTCCTTGGAGCCATTGCTAAGGTAATGCCCAACGTACTTACCATTGACGATGTTAAGAGGTATCTGGAGAGCCTTGATAAGCCCAGCGAGAGGGTTAACAGGGCTTTGGAGGCCTATCAATCACTCGTTAAGCTAAGGGAGGTTAAACCTGGCGAGGGTCTGCCGTATAAGTACGAACCACCTCACCTACCTGGTTGGAAGGACATGATGATTGGCGGTGCAATACCTGGCTTAAAGCCGAACCAGAGGAACCCGTATTTCACCGGTGGCACTGCCAAGCATTATAGGCCTGTGGTAAACTTCGATAAATGCATTAAGTGTAGTCTATGCTGGGAGTACTGCCCAGACTCTGTATTTGACGTAACACCAGACGGTTACTTCAACCCAGTACTAGCCTATTGCAAGGGTTGTGGAGTGTGTGCTGAGGTATGCCCAGTGCCTGACACGATAATTATGGTTGATGAGATGGAGTTTGAGGATGGCTATGGAAAGTTCATTGATGAGTATAGGGCTTGGAAGGAGAATAGGGAAGCCTATAGGAAGTGGTTTGAGTCATTATTACCAAAGGCACAAATAATAAGTGTGAGAAAGAGGTGATGGGGCATGTCCGTCTCCGCACTTGAGACAAAACGTCTTGAGGCGGTGCTTAAGGGAGATGAGGAAGTGGAGGTCGTTGGTACGGGCACTGACGCTGTCGCCTACGCATTAATGCTTGCTGACGTTGACGTGACGTCGGCATACCCAATAAGGCCTTACGGCGGCGTCATGCAGACTGTGGCTAAGTTAATAGCTGACGGTTACATGAAGGCCGAGTACATAGTGGCTGCCCATGAGCATGACCAGTTCGAAATCGTCAAACACGCGTCAGCCGTTGGCGCGAGGACATTTGTTGGCTCAAGCGGTGTTGGTTGGTTATTGGCTATTGAGGCTATCGTGGCCATAAGCACCGATAGGTATCCAGTGGTTGCGTTAATAGGTAATAGGGCTCTTGATGACCCTGGAGCATACGGAGTTGAGCACAATGATGCGTTGATGGTTAGGGACGTGGGCTGGCTCCTGGTTTGGGTTGACACTGCCCAGGAGGCTCTAGATACCACATTGATTGCGTATAGGGTTGCTGAGGACCCGAGGGTTATGCTACCAGTGGGCATATCAATGGATGGCGCATTCCTGACGCATAGTGAGCACGTGTTTAGGATACCGCCTAAGTCAAAGGTTCAGAAGTTCTTACCGCCATACGACCTGGGCAACAGGAAGCTACATCCAAGCAACGTAATTAGTGTTGCACCGCAGGTCAACGAGGACTGGGTTACGGAGATTAGGAAGCAGATGGATGAGGCTATGAAGAATGCAAGGAAGGTGATTGAGGAGACCTATAGAGACTTCGCTAAGATCTTCGGTAGGGACTATGGTAACCCATTCGTTGAGCCGTACATGGTTGAGGACGCCGACGTAGTCATGGTCGGCATGGGGACCGTTTCCAAGCCAATTAAGGA from Vulcanisaeta distributa DSM 14429 harbors:
- the mcm gene encoding minichromosome maintenance protein MCM, which codes for MTTPETAEVSLDSLIQGLRGFIESSDKYVDEINNMIIQRKRSLVIDFHDLLISSKDLADMLLERPQLIIQAGSEAVRQAITERDPELAKSVRNFYMRFRRLPESLPIRRLRSEVLGKLIMVEGIITRQTPPKHYLRKSVFRCSQCGYEVEIPQPTTGFVQPPKRCPKCGALNSMVFVEERSEFIDWQKIIVQEKPEELPPGQLPRSIEAILLDDLVDTVKPGDRVYLVGIMNLDLSDLKKGRPPVVSSFMEVNYVESQQRELVEIEITPEDEKRILELSKMPDVRERIIKSIAPSIYGMEDIKEAIACLLFGGVPKVYPDGIRVRGDIHILLVGDPGMAKTQLLRFVTKIAPRAVYTTGKGSSAAGLTAAVVREKDTGEFYLEAGALVLADTGVAVIDEIDKMDAKDRVAIHEALEQQTVSIAKAGIVATLNARCSVLAAANPAFGRYLPNRTVAENVDLPVTLLSRFDLIFIIRDEPNLDRDKAIAEHITTLHAGEVPEGFADIVPPDLLRKYIAYARKHVKPVLTPEARERIVQFYVQMRAKSREPDSPIAITARQLEALIRLSEAEAKMRLSPVVEAEDADRAIRLFMKYLSSVGIDVESGKIDIDIIMTGKPKSAQERMALIMNLLAQLEESSGGKPVKIEDLYKEAEAAGLDRQAVDKAINMLLKSGDIYMPKPGYVKRVLI
- a CDS encoding 4Fe-4S dicluster-binding protein, producing the protein MSVQAPSIYTIEIIYRGIHQRHLARNLSRGIVYAARMAGNVALSYQRYGDDPERDGVPAKYFVVVAKGANEEILDAEAARVEPDYVDVSIVLDDTILKGVESWAWQGIQPVHLKLRAGGLLIVVSKRSPDELLKFIPTRDSPYTLVVVYGERSIGDFWTFPDDGTVERVLGAIAKVMPNVLTIDDVKRYLESLDKPSERVNRALEAYQSLVKLREVKPGEGLPYKYEPPHLPGWKDMMIGGAIPGLKPNQRNPYFTGGTAKHYRPVVNFDKCIKCSLCWEYCPDSVFDVTPDGYFNPVLAYCKGCGVCAEVCPVPDTIIMVDEMEFEDGYGKFIDEYRAWKENREAYRKWFESLLPKAQIISVRKR
- a CDS encoding pyruvate ferredoxin oxidoreductase, with protein sequence MSVSALETKRLEAVLKGDEEVEVVGTGTDAVAYALMLADVDVTSAYPIRPYGGVMQTVAKLIADGYMKAEYIVAAHEHDQFEIVKHASAVGARTFVGSSGVGWLLAIEAIVAISTDRYPVVALIGNRALDDPGAYGVEHNDALMVRDVGWLLVWVDTAQEALDTTLIAYRVAEDPRVMLPVGISMDGAFLTHSEHVFRIPPKSKVQKFLPPYDLGNRKLHPSNVISVAPQVNEDWVTEIRKQMDEAMKNARKVIEETYRDFAKIFGRDYGNPFVEPYMVEDADVVMVGMGTVSKPIKEAVRRLRAKGERVGFLRIRWFRPFPTEDIIRYLSGVKVVAVVDRDYSFGSPFDGGAVFTEIRSALYESERRPLMMNFIGGLGGREITYNDAINMFNMALDAARKGKVEQRVIWYGVRE
- a CDS encoding ATP-binding protein — encoded protein: MVVVLRRLSLEDYGPFTKLDIELGDITIFVGRNNTGKSTALEAITLLLSSINNFRVITSSIDVLSNLGLRSRYLINLRSNKGVAVVSGDVVSQGMKHSIEVRVIRGINGLGDLRDNAVREIIRSITELTPTSQKILIEAFRRVLRERKDGKDITEAFKEFVDGVISVLSNRVDDVLVNAVFVSTYVDGELLNAALLPLSEVRVSEDIIGKLKELGLSSSEARRLLNIQLGKVISGGRIILTSKKLSVEPIRVQHLSLHPFLIDDLPPDKQTELIDLLRKEVRYFYDYRGGQVILNFDGSRVSVPYALMGDGFKALVRMLGLIVMGVDVTLIDEPEAHLHPGFMEVITKYMVEPRFLDRIQFVMATQSLEFLDYLLRAAEKGGVLGRVKLVRLYLMPNGSIDYEQLSGEEAYEEMDELKSDLRGP